The window TCGATCACCATTTCTGCAATCCTTCCACCGATCGACTGCCTTCTGCGCACGCCGAGGCGGCTACGCAGTCTCCGCGCGACGCTTGAGTGCGTGAATCAGGCCACTGAAGATCAGGCGGTGCACCGGGTAGAGAGCATACCAGTACATCCAGCCGCCCAGCCCCCTGGGTGCGAAGAACGCGGTCTGCTGGAGCAGCGTCCGGCCATGGTCCAGGGGAGTCGTGCGGAACTGGAGCCACGCCTCCCCGGGCACC of the Longimicrobiales bacterium genome contains:
- a CDS encoding DUF2867 domain-containing protein; the encoded protein is VPGEAWLQFRTTPLDHGRTLLQQTAFFAPRGLGGWMYWYALYPVHRLIFSGLIHALKRRAETA